The region TTCCTCTGGTCCAAGGACAAGTATGTATACCTAGATTTGTTAGCAAGTACAGGCGGCGAAGGGCAGCTTTATTACTCTTGATGCATTCCTAAAGACTGCGCAAGGTTCACACTTATCCCGGTCCAATACCACATGTCCTTTTGTTGCGTTGGAGTCTCCCACCAAAAGGACAGACATAGAAGCGCCTGGATCACCGCAACGGCATCTGTCTCATATCCTGCATCGTAAAGCGCCTTTGCCCGGTGGTAGCATGTAAATGCAGCCATATACCTGTTACCGAACCCGGCGTCCGCTATAATTGACGGATCGCTGTGTAAGAATGAGACCATATACATGGCTTGCAGCAGGAGCTGTGAAACATGGCCTGTTTCTAGTTTGCTGAGGAAGTCCTTACGGTCAATAATGGGGACCACCGGATTTATCATCTCAAAAAAAGTACAGAGGAGTTTATCCCTAGTATTCCTGTTAAGCGTGTCAAATGCGCCTAGTTCATCTAGACGCGCACGCTCCCTGCAGAAATAGTCGTCAACAAACCGCCTCGTAGGCGATCCCAGCCGGTCAACGTGTGCAAGGCGGGTGTTGCTCATGCGAGGGTTATAGTCTTCGTGGCTCTCATCGAGCTCCCTGCGTGTGTACTCGAGGTTGAAGTAGTCGCCATAGTAGATGGTGCGACCGCTCTTATATTCAGTGGTATTGGCGCGTGAGGTATACGTGGCGATAGATTCTCGCGCACTCCTCTCGCTCGCAAACGTCGCTGGAGTCGACAAGGAAGTCACATCTGTGCCTGACTCTGAAGCACCAGGCACCGGGCCAAATGAATGCCTGAACCCGGAGCGCCTCAAGAGTTCGCGCTTATGTCTATGCTGTCAATTTACGTATTCATTAAGCATAATAAGCACAATCAGACGTACTTTCCGCGTTTCGACACAATCGGCTCGCACTCCTGTCCAGTGGAGCGACAGCGAGAGCAGGGCGTCTCCTGCGTTCGATCACAGCGTACTCGGCGCGAGTGACACGACTTGCAGGCGACCTTTGTCTTGGGTGGTGGCATACTGAACGTTGGAGGTCGGACTTTGGACTTGTCTGGAAAGCTGGTAGGTTCATCCTGCAAAGTCGACGTCCACGCCAAAGATCTCAGATCACGTGACGAAGCCAGTCCTGAATGACAGCAGACTTAAGCCTCAAGACGGTCAGCTAGGAGCATAGGAATGCAGAAGTAACATTCTATGGGCCAGCCGGTATGTCTTGAGCCCTACGGTACATGAACAGCAGGCGGTAACAGTCGGTATTGGGGTATATTCTATAATCTAGATACAATGGCATGGACGACAGTAGCGAACCATACACATAATCACACGTCAACAACGGATAGGTGCGGTAGTCCGATATATTTTAACATCAGACGGTCCTCTCAGGTTCTCCAGCGGTTTTGGTATCTTCAACAACGACTTGGACCTCATGGCTGTGTTCGAGCTCCGATATCACAATCCATGTGGGGATAACACTAAGGAGGGTAATTCCAAAATTGAGACCGATGCTCACAAAGTGGTTGGCATTACCTTCGGATTGCATCCTGGTCAGGTTAGCGACTCTCGTCCGTATATTCTCTGGTTGATGGAGGCAACTTACGCCCATGCCACAGTCTGACCCAGAGCTTCAAATCCACGAAGGATGCCACAGTGGTAGGAAAGGGACGACAGGTCAGTGGCATACTGACCGACAAGCCAATACAGAAACTGCTGGAATGCTTGGCCGGCAAatgtccagaagaagaccaatgCGTACGTCTTGCCGAAGCCGCCCTTAAACCAATCAAAGACCGGAGACTCAGGCAAGTCGTAGTAGAATTGGTACTGCAGGATGGTCGCCCAAATCCAGGTACCAGTGAGCACAAGGACGATTGCGGCAAAGGCGACTCGTGCCCTCGTCTTGATGTGAATGGATTGCCTGTCCAGCAGGCCAgcgatgaggaaggaggagatgatCCCGGCAAAGTTggtgaagaacgaggagaaggcgcgAGACCGAACAGTGAAGTAGCTGGTCAGCCAGGTGCTTTGGAATCCGTTGTAGAAGTAGCTGATGAAGAACGCCGGCAGCAGCATGACGACACGGCGCGAGGCGATCAGGGCGAACGCGGCCTTGAATTCCGCCGCCCACGAGGCCTGCTTGTGCACGAGAACAAGAGTCCGGTCCTTGCGCAGCACCTTATGGGCTGGGCTGAGAAGGATGGCAATAGGCAGGCCCAGGCACATGATGACAATGAAGACGATGTACGTGCTGGCGCTGACCGAACCCTGGCCAGAATTTTGCGCATTCAAACCGAGATTGATCGCGCCGCCGACGATGGGGCCTGCGGCCTTTGCGGTTTGCCATATAGCTATACAGGTCAGCTCTTTGATTGCCTTATGGAACGTAGCTGAATGCCGTACCCAGGTAAAAGGCCCGATCCTGCGGGCTAGGATATCCGATGATAATGGCCGCTTCGGCAGCCCAGAAGAACCCAGCTGAAATACCGCAGAGGGCGCTGCCGAACAGCAAAAACCACGTCGTGGGCGAGTAGTTGTTAGTGTAAAGACCAGCTCCATAAATCGGGTAGCCGATCGCTCCCAGAGCCAGGCCATAACGAAGCCCGATccggttgttgatggcacCGGCAGCCACACATACGACGGCGAACAGCCCATATAGAAGCGCATTTGCGGCTGAGACAGCATAGGGCTCTGCCGCACCACCGGCGCCAAGGTTGTTTAAGGCATCCCACATACCAGGCGCGGTGAACGAAACACcgctggcgatggcgatcTGGAAGGGGATAGACCGAAATACCGAGATGAAGCGGCCTGTCGCCACTCGAGCCGTCGCCACTTCTGGAACATCTGGAGCAACCATGACGGCAGAAGACAATATGACAGGTTCCAAGGAACCTTGATTTCCTCCCACGTGGCAGTTGTGCCTGAGAATTGGGAGAAAGAACTTGTTATATAGGAGAGTGCGAAACTGGACCAGAGCAAAAACTCAACAAGAGTGGGTCGCAGCAATTGCGTGATTGCACGCCTATCAGGCTCGCGGCTCGCTCATCTTGCTCAGAATGTCCAAGCTTCGATTTTAACTGGATCGAGTCTAGCATCTGGGCCCGGGGCCGTTCCGTGCTCTTCTCGTTCATCTCTGGAACGGGCGGGTCAGTGGAGTATGTGCTGCTTATCGTCACTGACGGTCAACTCAGATGCTCTGCTGGGGGGAGCGTTAAAGGGCTACGCAGGTCTCAAGCGGGCTGATACAAGTCTGCTATGGCATATCGGCCTTGCTCAAGTGTCTTCATCAGAAACCGTGGCCAGGATACCGATCCTCTATACTGTGGaacccaacccgccccgTGATATAAATCTCTTAGTGGGTACAGCCGcacatcttcttcgacgTGCCTTGGTTGTTAGAAGTATTCTGTCGAAAAACAAATTGTCCTGCTACATCGAGTCCTGCCTCGTGATGTGTTCCCAAGTTGATTCCCACAAGAGCAAGGGCTGCTGAGCTTCTCAAGGGGAAGAATGGTCGAGTAAGAGGTAATCCAAATAGACGTGCATTCTTGCTCATTCCTGAGAAAGGTATCAAAATAGATAATATAAAAAGAAGCCAGTGCAAGGAGATAAGGCTTGGTACTGCAAGGGTACCTGAAAATCAACCATCCGTAACAGCATATAGTGAGGTGCAGTGAAAGGGGATGCCCGGTGCGTgagaagcaatatatatcATCAAGGGATAGGAGTCAATTCTTGTGATTGCAGTACTATATTATCTCTGTGAAGACCTCAAAAAACGATCCAAAGGATATAGTTGACTCGTGGAGAACGACAGCTCACTACTCGCCCACAGGCATTGTCCGAGCCGCATTCTCTACATAAGGGGGAGGCGGATCTGCTGCCTTCATGAAAGCCTCCTCCCTGATTCGTCGGAGCTCCTTTTGAGCATTCTCCAAATGTCGTGCTGCATCCTGCAACTGAGACCGCAAAGTGCTCTCGCGGGATTTTGCCTGCCGCAACTGGCCGGTGAGGAATCCCTCCGCGTTCTGCACTTCGTCGTACGAGTCTTGAATCATTTTGAGAAAGCCAAGGTTAAACAAATAGTTGTCGCAGAGAATTCCACTGATCATATCGATCTGGACGATGCCCATTCGCGGCAGAGGGCGCACCTCTGGGTCAAGGCGGATGGCCTGGGAGATCAGCAGTTGTGTCTGGCTGACCTTCTGCTGGGCGAGAGAGAGGtggttctgctgctggaagtcGGCAAGGAGCCCTCCAAAGCCGAACATGTCCCTCTCACAGGCCCGGCGAGCCTGGAAGATATGGAGCAAGGCCTCTTTAATAGTGAGCTGGGCTCTGGCAAGGCATTGAGCCGCCTTGCCAGTATTGTTCACCTGGCTCTTCAGCTCTCGATGGTGAATTTCCGCGGCCTTTGTGacattctcctgctcgtcttcctccGGGAACTCCGCCGTCGGCCCTTCGAACAGCCGTCGATACATGgcttccagttcctcgtTCAAACTAGCGCacttggtggaggcggcttcgagctccttctgTTCTTCTGTGGCCTCGCGAATCTGGgtttccagcatctcctttTCCCCTTTGATCTTGTTCTCCGTCTCGAGGGCGCTGTAGTAGTCCCTCATTTCCTGGTCTGCCTTCTCTTCGAACGCCGCTCGCTTTCCAGTAGCTCTGTACATCAACCGCCGGACAGTACTGTCACGGTACTTCTCATGCCTCTCGCGCTCGATCTGTGTACGCTGTCTGATATCGTCTAATTGGCGGTTTGTCTTTGCGAGCCGCCGTTTCAGATCTGACAGAAACGCGCGGTGGGATTTGAGATCGCTGGGGGCATTTCCCACGGTCTGTAGTTCCGCCAGGATCTGGCTGTGTCGATCGCTTACATTGGAGATGTTCTCAAAGACAGACATATTGTCGATGTGCTAGCAGAATAATTCTGTACAGTACTGCCTCTTCAgtgagaagaaaaggaagtgACCAGCAATGACGACATCGTTTGCTAATATATCTTCAGCCACAGTGCAGGTCATGCTCAGTCCGCGAGCACATCTGGCAAAATAGTTCTGTAAAAAGCTACCTAGCCACAGTAAATGGTAGTTTATTGTATCTGAACGGCTTCTGAAGTTATTCAACGGTCGATATGGGAGCC is a window of Aspergillus nidulans FGSC A4 chromosome VI DNA encoding:
- a CDS encoding uncharacterized protein (transcript_id=CADANIAT00010478), which translates into the protein MSVFENISNVSDRHSQILAELQTVGNAPSDLKSHRAFLSDLKRRLAKTNRQLDDIRQRTQIERERHEKYRDSTVRRLMYRATGKRAAFEEKADQEMRDYYSALETENKIKGEKEMLETQIREATEEQKELEAASTKCASLNEELEAMYRRLFEGPTAEFPEEDEQENVTKAAEIHHRELKSQVNNTGKAAQCLARAQLTIKEALLHIFQARRACERDMFGFGGLLADFQQQNHLSLAQQKVSQTQLLISQAIRLDPEVRPLPRMGIVQIDMISGILCDNYLFNLGFLKMIQDSYDEVQNAEGFLTGQLRQAKSRESTLRSQLQDAARHLENAQKELRRIREEAFMKAADPPPPYVENAARTMPVGE
- a CDS encoding uncharacterized protein (transcript_id=CADANIAT00010477), encoding MVAPDVPEVATARVATGRFISVFRSIPFQIAIASGVSFTAPGMWDALNNLGAGGAAEPYAVSAANALLYGLFAVVCVAAGAINNRIGLRYGLALGAIGYPIYGAGLYTNNYSPTTWFLLFGSALCGISAGFFWAAEAAIIIGYPSPQDRAFYLAIWQTAKAAGPIVGGAINLGLNAQNSGQGSVSASTYIVFIVIMCLGLPIAILLSPAHKVLRKDRTLVLVHKQASWAAEFKAAFALIASRRVVMLLPAFFISYFYNGFQSTWLTSYFTVRSRAFSSFFTNFAGIISSFLIAGLLDRQSIHIKTRARVAFAAIVLVLTGTWIWATILQYQFYYDLPESPVFDWFKGGFGKTYALVFFWTFAGQAFQQFLYWLVGQYATDLSSLSYHCGILRGFEALGQTVAWAMQSEGNANHFVSIGLNFGITLLSVIPTWIVISELEHSHEVQVVVEDTKTAGEPERTV